The genomic DNA CCGGCCAGCCGGGCCAGCCCGCGCGCACCACGCAGATCGCCGAGGACACGCCGATCACCGGCCGCACGGGGGGCGCCACCTCGCTGCCCAACGAAACGCCGAGCCCGGTGAATCCCATGGCCGCACGCGTCATTCCCGAGCCGCTGACCTTCCTCGGCACCGTGCCGTGTTTCACGCCCGCCCTGAACTGTACGGCCCAGCGCGTGAGCCTGACGCTCTCGCCCAACGGCCGCTGGCGCGCGCGCAGCACGAGCCTGGGCGCCCAGGCCAAGCCGGCGGTCGAGCAAGGTTGCTGGCGCGGCATTCCCGAGCGTCCCGCGCGCGTGATCGTGCAGGAAGCCAACGGCAACACCCGCGCCGAACTGCTCATGGTGGCGAACAACGTCCTGCAGGTGCGTTCGGTGGGTGGCCAGTCGCCCAACCTGGAGTACCGCCTGACGCGCCAGCCCGACCTGGACGCCATCGACGAACTGGCCAAGGCCGCCCCGCCCGCCTGCGACTGAGCGAAGCCCGGCGGCAGCGCAAGGCGGGACCTTCCCGCCCGCGCCTGCCCCGCTTCCTTACGGCTCGCGGCGCGGCCAGGGACACCACGGTCCCTCGCAGAAGCCATAGGCCTCCCGGCCATAGGGCAAGGCCGCCTCGTTCAAGAGCCACGCCGGGCCGCTGGCCCCGCCGTACAGCCGGCGCGCCAGCTCGGCCGCGTTGCGCACGCAGAATTTCCGGAAGATGCGCGCACGATGGATTTCCACCGTGCGCATCGAAATGCCCAGCTCGATCGCAATGACCTTGTTGGCCCTGCCAGCCGCCACGTACGCGAAGACCTCCCGTTCGCGTGGCGTCAATGCGGGCTCGGCGACCGGCCCCGGGACCGGACCCGAGACCGGACCCGGCCTGTGCGGAATCCCCATGCTTGCCCTCCCTCGCGGAAAAGGCGCCAGTCTGGCACTGGCCGGGGGTGTCACCAACTGTCACACCTCGCATTGCGCAAGGCGAGCGCAGGGGCAATATCAGCCCTGCGTCAGCCAGGAATCGTCTTTACATCAGGCTTTGGACGCAGGCACGGGCGCCTGTTCACGCAGATAGGCCGCGATCTTGCCCAGCAAACCCGAGAGATCACGCTGCACCGTCGCGAAATCGGCGCTGCGCTCGCGGCTGGCTTCATCCATGTACACGGGACGGCGGATCTCGATCTGCAGGCTGTTGCGCTTGCGCGCGGGCTGGCCGATCTTGGCGATCAGCTGCACGCCCTTGTAGGGATCATTGCGCGCCACCGAATAGCCGCAAGCCTTGAGTTCACGCTCGATCAGGTCGACGAAGGCCGGCTCGCAGGTCGTGCCGTCACGGTCGCCCAGCACGAAATCGGCCAGCGGATGCGCGCTCTGGATCTGCAGGCGTTCATAGGCATTGTTCGGCATGGAGTGCAGGTTCAAATGCCACACGCCGCCGAAGCGCGCCGCCGTGTCCTCGATGGCGTTCGCCAGCGCCGCGTGGTAGGGCCGATAGCAGCGTGCGATGCGGCCTTGCACCTCGTCCAGCGACAGCAGGCGGTCATAGATCGGCGTGGCGGCATTGACCCGCCGCCAGATCAGGCCATAGCCCAGGCGCGTCTTCTCGCTGGGCGACAAGGGCTGGGGCCAGGGTTCGGCCAGCAGCGCCGCGTCGATATCGTCCTCGCTGCGGTTCGCATCGACATAGCTGCGCGGGAAATGCGCGGCCAGCAGGGTGCCGCCTACCGCGGGCACGTCCTGCCACAGGGCCTCGACGTGGGTATCCTCGGCCGCGCGCAGCACCTGGCGGTCCACCGCATGGCCGAAATCAGCCGGATAGTCCACGCCACTGTGCGGCGAGTCGCAGACCAGCGCGATGGGCGCGGCCTCGGGACCACGCAAGGTATAGGCCGGATTGCGTTCGGTCATGCTCACTCCACCTGGAACTTGGCGATCTTGGCGGCGCGCTGGTAGCGCTGGATGGCCTCGCCGATCTGCTCGCCAAAACGCTCGGGCGTGCCGGGAATCAGCGTGGCGCCGGCCTCTTCCATCTTGGTGATGAACTCGGGCTGCTTCATGGCGGCGTGGATGGCGCTGTTGAGCCTGGCCACGACGTCCTTGGGCGTGCCGGCGGGCGCGACGATGCCGAACCAGCCGCCACCGCCCATCTGCGGGTAGCCCAGTTCCACATAGGTGGGCACGTCGGGCAGCATGGGCGAACGCTGCTCGCCCAGCACGGCGAGCGCGCGCAGGCGGCCGGCGCGGATATGGGCCAGCGCCGACGGCAGGTTGTCGGTGATGGCGTTGACCTGCCCGGCGATGGCATCGTTCATGGCGGGGCCACCGCCCTTGTACGGGATGTGCAACAGCTGGATGCCGGCCAGCGCGGCGAAGTGCTCGACGTTGGCATTGCCCAGCGACCCCGTGCCCGGGCTCGCATAGGTGTATTTCCCCGGCTCGGCCTTGGCCAACGCGATGAATTCCTGCATGGTCTTGGCGGGCACGCTGGGGTGCACGGCGAAGACGCTGGGCACCGTCGCCACGTTGCTGACGGGCGCGAAGTCCTTGATGGGGTCGTAGCGCAGGCGGCCCGCGTACACCACGGGGTTGGTGCCGTGCGTGCTCATGGTCGCCATGCCCAGGGTATAGCCGTCAGCCGCGGCGCGCGCCACCTGCTCCATGCCCAGCGAGCCGCCGGCGCCGGCGCGGTTCTCCACCACGATGGTCTGGCCCAGTTCGCGGCCGGCGAACTCGGCCACCAGGCGCGCGGCCAGGTCGGTCGTGCCGCTGGCGGCGAAGGGAACGATCAGGCGGATGGAATGATCGGGGAATTCGGCTTGCGCCGCCCCGGCAAGGGCCAGCACGCCGGCGGCCAGGGTGGCGCGGGCGAACATCGACAGGCGCTGGGAAGTCTTCATGAGGGCATCCTTGGGGACGGATCGGCAGTCGAAATGACGGGAAGCGGCGTAGTCTGCGCCCGTCGCGCCCCCCCGGACAAACGACATTCCGGCACAGTATCATTACCAAAGATCATTCTTAGAAGAACGGGAAAACCGCCATGCGCATCGCCTCGCCATCCATGTCGGAACTGCACGCCTTCGTGGCCGCCGCGCGCACGGGCAGCTTCACGCGCGCCGCGGAGGAACTGTGCGTGACCCAGGGCGCGATCAGCCGGGCCGTGGCGCGGCTGGAAGCGCACTTCGGCAAGCCGCTGATGAAGCGCGACGCGCATCGCCTGGAATTGACCGAGACCGGCCGCGACCTGCTGGCGGCGGTGGGCGAACCGCTGTCCGCCATCGAACTTGCCAGCGCGGGGCTCCTGCGTGGCCGCGGCCACAACGAACTGGTGCTCTCCAGCGTGCCCACGCTGGCCAGTGTCTGGCTGGTGCCGCGCATGCGCGACTTCGCCGCGCGCCATCCCGAGGTGCAGGTGCGCTTCGTGCCCTACCGCAAGGACGAGGATTTCTCGGGCGCCACCCCCGACGCCGCCATCCTGACCGGCATCGGCCAACGGCAATGGCCAGGACTGGATTGCACGTATCTCATCGGCCGCGAAGTCGTGCCTGTCTGCCATCCCGACCGCGCCGCCCGCGCCCAGTGGCAAGCGCCTGGCGACCTGGGGCGCGAGCCCCTGCTGTATCACACCACCGCGCCGGGCAACTGGACGCAGTGGTTGCGCGCCGCGGGCGCACAGCCGCCTGCGCTCAACCTGGTCAGCGGCTTCGACCAGGTCTCCATCCTCATCCAGGCCGCCATCGCCGACATGGGCGTGGCGCTGGTGCAGCGCTGCCTGGTTCGGGAAGTCGTCGAGCAGGGCCGCCTGGTCGTGCCCTTCGACCTTCCCATCGAACTCGAGCGCGGCTATTTCCTGTGCTGCCCGCCGGGCCGCAGCCGCCAGCCCGCGCTGGAGAAATTCCGGCAATGGCTGCTGGAGATGGCTGAGACGGAGCGTGCGTCAGGTCGCTGAGGCCTAGAACGCCCGCACCGCATATCCCGCCGCGTCGATGGCCTCGCGCACGGCGGTGGCGATGTCCAGCGCGCCCGCGGTATCGCTGTGCACCAGGATGGAATCCACCGGCATCTTGCGCACCGACCCATCCACGGTCTCGATCTCGCCATCGCTCAGCAGCCGCGCCACGCGCGCGCGGATCCGCGCCGTGTCGGTCACCATCGCGCCGGGCTGCTTGCGGCTCGCCAGCAGGCCCTCGGGGGTATAGGCCCGGTCGGCCAGGAAGGAGTTCACCGTCTGCAGGCCCAGCGATTCCGCGACGCGCGCCGCGGCCGTGAACGGCAGCGTCACGTACTTCAGCGTCGGGTCGTAGTCCTTCACCGCCTGCAGCACCGCGCGCGCCACGTCCTCGTCGGCGAAACTCAGGTTGCCCAGCGCGCCGTGGAAGTTCACGTGGCCCAGCGTCCCGCCCGCGGCGTCGGCCATGGCCCGCATCGCGCCCAGTTGATAGAGCGTCAACGCCGACAGTTCCTTGGCATCGAAGCTCACCGCGCGCCGGCCGAAGCCCTGCACGTCGGGATAGCCGATGTGCGCGCCGATGCGCACGCCGTTGGCCACGGCCAGTTCGGCCGTGCGGCGCATGATGACCGGATCACCCGCATGGAAGCCGCAGGCGATGTTGGCGGACGTGATGCGCGGCATCAGCGCTTCGTCGTCGGCAACCCGGTAGCGGCCATAGCCTTCGCCCAGGTCCGAATTGATGTCGATGGTCTTCATGCGGCTGCTCCAGGCAGGCCGGCGCGCGCCCGTGCGGCGCCGGCAATGGATTCGATTTCCGCCAGGCGCGCCTGCTGCGACGCCTGCGCGGCCAGCGCGCCCGCCATGTCGGTCTGGCGCAGGCGCAGGCGCGCACCGGGCGCGAGCTGCGCGAACAGGTGCAGTTGCGGCTGGATGATGGTGGCGATGACGGGATAACCGCCGCAGGTGTTGCCATCGCACAGCTGCACGATGGGCTGGCCGGACGGCGGCACCTGGACGACGCCGGGCAGGATGCCATGCGAGTGCAGCTCACGCACGCGCCGCGGCACGAGTTCGGGCCCTTCCAGGCGGCTGCCGATGCGGTTGCTCTGCGGCGACACCTGCCAGGTTTCTCCCGTCAGGCGCCCATGCGCCTCATCCGTGAAGTCGGCCCAGGCCGTGGCCGGCAGGATGTCGATGACCGGCACGCCATCGGCCAATTCGGGATAGGGATCGAGCCTGCGCACCGACAGTCCGAAGCCGGGCGACTGGCTGGCCGGCGCCGCGCCGCGTGCGGACAACACATCGCCCTTGGCCAGCAGGCGCCCCTCGAAGCCGCCGAAAGCGCCCTTGGTATCGGTGGCGCGCGACCCCATCACCGCCGGCACGTCGATGCCGCCCTGCACCGTCAGGTAAGTGCGCACGCCGCTGCGCGGCGCGCCGAAGCGCAGCACCTGGCCCGCCCGCGCGGTGCGCACCCACCAGTTCGGCAAGGCGGTGCCGTCCAGCATGGCCGCGCCGTCGGCGCCGCCTATCGCGAAGACCGTATCGGCCTGGAAGCGAAAGGCGCTGCGGCCCAGCGTGATCTCGATGGCCGCGGCATCGGCCGCGTTGCCGATGAGCGCATTGACCAGGCGCAGCGCCCAGCCGTCCATCGCGCCGCTCTGGCCGATGCCGCTGCTGCGCAGGCCATGGCGGCCCGGGTCCTGCACCGACGTATGAAAGCCGGCCTGCACGATCTCGATCATGCCCGGATCTCCTTGATCTGGAAGCGGACGCGGTCCCCCGGCGCCAGCAGCACGGGCGGCTCGGCGCGCGCGTCGAAGCACTGCAGCGTGCTCATGCCGATGACGTGCCAACCCGACGGCGTGGTGCGCGACTGGATGCCCGCCTGCCCGCCGCCGATCATGATGGCGCCCGACGGCACGCTGGGCCGCGGCACGCGCCGGCGTGGCACGGCCAGCTCGGGCGGCAGGCCGCCCAGGTAGCCGAAACCGGGCTGGCTGCCCAGGGCATAGACCACGTAGTCGCCCGCCGCATGCCGCTCGGCATAGTCACGCGGCGACAGGCCCGCGTGTTCGGCGGCATGCGCCAGGTCCTCGGCCTCCGGGCCACCATAGGACACCGGCACCTCCACGACCCGCCCCGCGCCCTCGCGCGGCGTGCTGTCGCGCCACAGCGCATCCAGCCTTTCGGCTTCAGGCCCCAATGCCGCCACGGGCTCGCGCCACACGACCAGCACGTTGTTCATGCCCAGCACCACTTCGCGCACGGCCGCATCGGCCTTCAGCGTGTCGGCCAGGGACCACAGGCGCTGCTGCAGGACCAGGTCCAGCGCGCCGTCGGGGTTGGGGTCGAACAGCAGCGCGCACTCTCCCTGCCGGGTGTAGCCCGGCGGCGCGGTGTCCGAATCAGTTTCGCTTGCGTGAGCGGCAGCCACAGATCATCCTCTTTCACCACGGCGGCGCGGCCTGCGCCCCATGGACGGGTTCACCAGCATCAGGCCTGGAAAGGCCTCGAAAAGTCACACACACTCTTGGCCAGGTCCGCCACTTCCTCGATGAAGGACGTCGGCCGGTCCAGCATGTACATCGCCGTGTAGGGCACCGGCGGCAACGACGGCGACACACGCAGCTCTTCCAGCTTGCCGCTGTCCACCAGCGACCGGAAGCACGCCGCGGGCACGTAGCTCACGCCCAGGCCCGCCACGGTCATCCCCAGCATGGCGTTCAGGCTGTCGCTGGCGATCATGCGGGGGATCTCCACCCCCTGCGACTTCAGCCAGCGGCTGAAATGCATGCCCGACCCCGAGCGCTTGCCCTGCGTCAGCACCGGATAGCCTGCCAGCTGCTGCAGGGTCAGCGGCCGGGAAGGCCGCACGACGCCGGGCTTGGCCATCCACGCGTTCTCGACCTCGGCCAGCATCACCGCCATCACGTCCGGATTCCGGAAGGTGTCGGGGATGATGATCATGTCGACCTGCCCGTCCCGCAGTCGTTCATACAGCACCCGCGCCAGCTCCACCTCCGGCTCCAGCACCAGCGCCGGATAGCGGGCCTGCAGGGCGCTGACCAGCTTGGGCAGCCACGTCCAGGCCGTCAGTTCGGTCACGCCCAGGCGCAAGGTCCGCAAGGGCATCGAGCCGCCGGCCTGCAGGTCCAGGATCTGCTCCGACAGGGCGAGGATCTGGCGCCCCATCAGCAGCAGCGCCTCGCCTTTGGGCGTGAGCCGCGCGCCGCGTTGGGAACGGTCGAACACTTCCAGGCCCGTGGCCTGCTCCAGGTCCTGTATCCGTTTCGAGACCGTGGACTGCGTCGTGCTGAGCCGCTGCGCGGCACGCTCGAAGGTCCCCAGCTCGACGATCCAGTGCAAGGCTTCCAGCTGTTTGAGCGAGAGCATTCTATGGCCTATTTTTTCAAGACATTCTTTTTCACGATCAAATCGGATCGAAATTTATCGCTTTTTAGAATTTTTCATCATACCTAGAATTCCTTGGTACTTGAACCAATCTCGTCGACCCACAGAGAGCCAAAAGAATGACGGTCAGACTGTCCCGCCGCGTCACCCGCATGCAACCATCGGCCAGCATCGCGGCCAAGCAACGCGTCACCGAGCTGCAGGCGCAGGGAAAGGAAATCATCGACTTCACCATCGGTGAACCCGATATGGACACCCCCGCGCACATCGTGCAGGGCGCCATCGACGCCATGCGTGGCGGCGACACCCACTACACCCCCACCGCGGGCGTCGCGCCGCTGCGCCAGGCCATCGCCGACAAGCTGCGCCGCGACGCCGGCCACGACTACACGGCCGCGCAGGTCATCGTCGGCTCGGGCGCCAAGCAACTCATCAACGAATCCTTCGCCGCCACGCTGGACGACGGCGACGAGGTGATCGTCCCGGCGCCCTACTGGGTCTCTTACCCGGACATCGTCACGCTCTATGACGGCGTGCCCGTCGTCGTGCCCACCACTGCTGCCAATGACTTCAAGCTCACGCCGCAGGCGCTGGCCGCGGCCCTGACGCCGCGCACCCGCTGGGTCGTGCTGAACGCGCCCGGCAATCCGGGCGGCGCCATCTATACCCGCGACGAACTGCGCGCGCTGGCCGACGTGCTGGCCGGGCACCCCGAGGTCATGGTCATGACCGACGACATCTATGAATACCTGGCCTACGACCAGCACCGGCATGTGAACCTGGTCGCGGCCGCGCCCGAACTGGCCGCACGCACGCTGCTCATCAATGGCTTCTCCAAGAGCTATGCCATGACCGGCTGGCGCATCGGCTACGCGGCCGGTCCGCAAGCGCTCATCAACGCCATGGGCAAGCTGATCGGCCAGAGCACCACTTGCGTAAGCTCGATCGCCCAGGCCGGCGCGCTGACGGCGCTCAAGGGCGACCAGGAATTCATCGAGGAAACCCGGCAGGTCTACGAGCACCGCCGCGACGTCATGCACAAGGCCGTCAGCGCCATTCCCGGCGTGGACTGCCGCCTGCCGCAAGGCGCGTTCTATCTCTTCCCCTCGGTGCAGGCGCTGCTGGGCAAGCGCACGCCCGGCGGGCAGGTCGTGGCCGATGACCGCGACCTGGTCATGTACCTGCTGGACGAAGCCGGCGTCGCGGTGATGGATGGCAGCGCCTATGGCATGCCGGGCCACCTGCGGCTGTCCTTCGCCACCTCGCTGCAGACCATCGAGCGCGGCTGCGCGCGCATGGCGCAGGCCTGCGCCCGTCTCGCCTGAACGCCTCTTTCAACCAGACCCACCAGGAACGCCACCATGTCCGATACCCGTCCTGCCGTCTCCGGCGCCCTGCTCGACCGCTACCGCAAGGTGGCCACTTCGCTCATCAGCGACAACCTGCAGCGCCTGCCAGGCGGCGTGGGCATCCGCCCCTTCCACGCCGTCACCGGCATCATGGTCGGCCGCGCGCTGACCGTGAAGACCCGGCCCGGCGACAACGCCACCATCCACCAGGCGCTGGACCAGATCCAGCCTGGCGACGTGATCGTGGTCGACGGCGGCGGCGACACCAGCCGCGCGCTGATCGGCGAGATCATGAGCAGCATCGCCCAGCACCGCGGTGCCGCCGGCATGATCATCGACGGCGCGATCCGCGACAGCGGCGCCATCGCTGCGGGCAGCTTCCCTGTCTTCGCGCGCGCGGCCATCCACGTGGGGCCCTACAAGAGCGGCCCCGGCCACATCGGCGTGCCGGTCAGCATCGGCGGCATGGTCGTGCAACCCGGCGACATCATCGTCGGCGATGAAGACGGCGTGGTCGTCGTCAGCCCGGCCGAAGCCGAGACGCTGATCGAGGCCGTCGAGGCCCAGGCGCGCAAGGAAGACGAGATCCTGCTCAGCATTCGCGAAGGGCGCTATGTCAGCGCCTACAGCAAGGCGGAATAAGGGCTGGCGGGAGACAAACACCAATCAGACGGGCAGGCCGGCGCAAGCCGGCCCAGTCCGCCCCAGCCACGCGACCGCGCGCGACCAAGGCGCGATAAAAGATCCAGCGCGACACAAAACAAGGGAAGAAACACATGAACCGCATTTCCGCACTGCTTGCCTCCGCCTGCCTGGGCCTTGCCGCCCAGGGCGCCGCTCACGCCGCCACCCAGTGGGACCTGCCGCTGGCCTGGCCCGCCGACAACTACATCGTCAAGAGCGTCGAACAGTACGCGGCCCAGGTCAAGGAACAGACCCAGGGCCAGGTGGTGATCACCACCCACCCCGCGGGCGCGCTGGGCTTCAAGGGCCCCGAGATGCTGTCGGCCATCCGCGACGGCCTGGTGCCCATCGGCGACATGCTGCTCAACCAGCAGGTGGGCGAGAACCTGACGCTGGGTCTGGAATCGCAGCCCTACCTGATCAAGGACTTCGAGGGCCTGCAGGACTTCAGCAAGCGCTATCGTCCGCTGCTCGACGAGATCTTCGCGAAGAACAACCAGAAGATCCTGTTCTCCATCCCCTGGCCGCAACAGCAGATCTTCACCAAGAAACCCATCGAGACCATCGCGGACATGCGCGGCCTGCGCATCCGCTCGTCGGACAAGCAGTCCACCGAGATCTTCCACGCCGCGGGCATGGTGCCGGTGCAGCTGCCCTGGGGTGAAGTCGTGCCCTCGCTGGCGGCGGGCGCCATCGAAGCGGTGGGCACGTCCTCGCCCTCGGCGGTGGACGGCTCGTTCTGGGAACTGCTGAAGTATGCCTACCCCATCCGCCAGACCTGGAACACCAACCTGGTCAGCGTGAACCTGGACGCCTGGCGCAGCCTGAGCGCCGAGCAGCAGGCCACGCTCGAGCGCCTGGGCAGGGAAATGGAGCCCAGGTTCTGGGACACCGCCCGCCAGGTCGACGAAGCGATGATCGCCAAGCTGACCGCCAACGGCATGATCATGGGCACGGTCAGCGACGCTCTGCGCGAGGAACTGAGCACCCGCACGGTGCCCATCCGCGAAGCCGCCATCAAGCGCATGGACCCCAAGGCCCGGGCCATCGTCGACGCCTTCGAGAAGCGTTGACCCTCCTTCCGGCGCAAGCCGCCTGACGGCGGCTTTTCGCGCTGGCACGCCACCTCTTCGCAAACGGGTAGAACCATGCTGCGCAAGATCAGCCATGCCATCGACACGTTCTCGATGCTGCTGGGGTACCTGGCTGGTGCCCTGCTC from Orrella dioscoreae includes the following:
- a CDS encoding copper resistance protein NlpE N-terminal domain-containing protein — protein: MPSQQASHPVLSRRPLGRVFVRCAGAAAVTLLAGACAQQAQPGYYNPPAESTITDAQTQYQDSRGRGAVRPPSQIQLELKPDQPGQPGQPARTTQIAEDTPITGRTGGATSLPNETPSPVNPMAARVIPEPLTFLGTVPCFTPALNCTAQRVSLTLSPNGRWRARSTSLGAQAKPAVEQGCWRGIPERPARVIVQEANGNTRAELLMVANNVLQVRSVGGQSPNLEYRLTRQPDLDAIDELAKAAPPACD
- a CDS encoding response regulator transcription factor; this translates as MGIPHRPGPVSGPVPGPVAEPALTPREREVFAYVAAGRANKVIAIELGISMRTVEIHRARIFRKFCVRNAAELARRLYGGASGPAWLLNEAALPYGREAYGFCEGPWCPWPRREP
- a CDS encoding N-formylglutamate amidohydrolase codes for the protein MTERNPAYTLRGPEAAPIALVCDSPHSGVDYPADFGHAVDRQVLRAAEDTHVEALWQDVPAVGGTLLAAHFPRSYVDANRSEDDIDAALLAEPWPQPLSPSEKTRLGYGLIWRRVNAATPIYDRLLSLDEVQGRIARCYRPYHAALANAIEDTAARFGGVWHLNLHSMPNNAYERLQIQSAHPLADFVLGDRDGTTCEPAFVDLIERELKACGYSVARNDPYKGVQLIAKIGQPARKRNSLQIEIRRPVYMDEASRERSADFATVQRDLSGLLGKIAAYLREQAPVPASKA
- a CDS encoding tripartite tricarboxylate transporter substrate binding protein BugE; translated protein: MFARATLAAGVLALAGAAQAEFPDHSIRLIVPFAASGTTDLAARLVAEFAGRELGQTIVVENRAGAGGSLGMEQVARAAADGYTLGMATMSTHGTNPVVYAGRLRYDPIKDFAPVSNVATVPSVFAVHPSVPAKTMQEFIALAKAEPGKYTYASPGTGSLGNANVEHFAALAGIQLLHIPYKGGGPAMNDAIAGQVNAITDNLPSALAHIRAGRLRALAVLGEQRSPMLPDVPTYVELGYPQMGGGGWFGIVAPAGTPKDVVARLNSAIHAAMKQPEFITKMEEAGATLIPGTPERFGEQIGEAIQRYQRAAKIAKFQVE
- a CDS encoding LysR substrate-binding domain-containing protein gives rise to the protein MRIASPSMSELHAFVAAARTGSFTRAAEELCVTQGAISRAVARLEAHFGKPLMKRDAHRLELTETGRDLLAAVGEPLSAIELASAGLLRGRGHNELVLSSVPTLASVWLVPRMRDFAARHPEVQVRFVPYRKDEDFSGATPDAAILTGIGQRQWPGLDCTYLIGREVVPVCHPDRAARAQWQAPGDLGREPLLYHTTAPGNWTQWLRAAGAQPPALNLVSGFDQVSILIQAAIADMGVALVQRCLVREVVEQGRLVVPFDLPIELERGYFLCCPPGRSRQPALEKFRQWLLEMAETERASGR
- a CDS encoding LamB/YcsF family protein, which gives rise to MKTIDINSDLGEGYGRYRVADDEALMPRITSANIACGFHAGDPVIMRRTAELAVANGVRIGAHIGYPDVQGFGRRAVSFDAKELSALTLYQLGAMRAMADAAGGTLGHVNFHGALGNLSFADEDVARAVLQAVKDYDPTLKYVTLPFTAAARVAESLGLQTVNSFLADRAYTPEGLLASRKQPGAMVTDTARIRARVARLLSDGEIETVDGSVRKMPVDSILVHSDTAGALDIATAVREAIDAAGYAVRAF
- a CDS encoding 5-oxoprolinase subunit C family protein, giving the protein MIEIVQAGFHTSVQDPGRHGLRSSGIGQSGAMDGWALRLVNALIGNAADAAAIEITLGRSAFRFQADTVFAIGGADGAAMLDGTALPNWWVRTARAGQVLRFGAPRSGVRTYLTVQGGIDVPAVMGSRATDTKGAFGGFEGRLLAKGDVLSARGAAPASQSPGFGLSVRRLDPYPELADGVPVIDILPATAWADFTDEAHGRLTGETWQVSPQSNRIGSRLEGPELVPRRVRELHSHGILPGVVQVPPSGQPIVQLCDGNTCGGYPVIATIIQPQLHLFAQLAPGARLRLRQTDMAGALAAQASQQARLAEIESIAGAARARAGLPGAAA
- the pxpB gene encoding 5-oxoprolinase subunit PxpB yields the protein MAAAHASETDSDTAPPGYTRQGECALLFDPNPDGALDLVLQQRLWSLADTLKADAAVREVVLGMNNVLVVWREPVAALGPEAERLDALWRDSTPREGAGRVVEVPVSYGGPEAEDLAHAAEHAGLSPRDYAERHAAGDYVVYALGSQPGFGYLGGLPPELAVPRRRVPRPSVPSGAIMIGGGQAGIQSRTTPSGWHVIGMSTLQCFDARAEPPVLLAPGDRVRFQIKEIRA
- a CDS encoding LysR family transcriptional regulator, with product MLSLKQLEALHWIVELGTFERAAQRLSTTQSTVSKRIQDLEQATGLEVFDRSQRGARLTPKGEALLLMGRQILALSEQILDLQAGGSMPLRTLRLGVTELTAWTWLPKLVSALQARYPALVLEPEVELARVLYERLRDGQVDMIIIPDTFRNPDVMAVMLAEVENAWMAKPGVVRPSRPLTLQQLAGYPVLTQGKRSGSGMHFSRWLKSQGVEIPRMIASDSLNAMLGMTVAGLGVSYVPAACFRSLVDSGKLEELRVSPSLPPVPYTAMYMLDRPTSFIEEVADLAKSVCDFSRPFQA
- a CDS encoding pyridoxal phosphate-dependent aminotransferase, whose product is MTVRLSRRVTRMQPSASIAAKQRVTELQAQGKEIIDFTIGEPDMDTPAHIVQGAIDAMRGGDTHYTPTAGVAPLRQAIADKLRRDAGHDYTAAQVIVGSGAKQLINESFAATLDDGDEVIVPAPYWVSYPDIVTLYDGVPVVVPTTAANDFKLTPQALAAALTPRTRWVVLNAPGNPGGAIYTRDELRALADVLAGHPEVMVMTDDIYEYLAYDQHRHVNLVAAAPELAARTLLINGFSKSYAMTGWRIGYAAGPQALINAMGKLIGQSTTCVSSIAQAGALTALKGDQEFIEETRQVYEHRRDVMHKAVSAIPGVDCRLPQGAFYLFPSVQALLGKRTPGGQVVADDRDLVMYLLDEAGVAVMDGSAYGMPGHLRLSFATSLQTIERGCARMAQACARLA
- a CDS encoding RraA family protein; translated protein: MSDTRPAVSGALLDRYRKVATSLISDNLQRLPGGVGIRPFHAVTGIMVGRALTVKTRPGDNATIHQALDQIQPGDVIVVDGGGDTSRALIGEIMSSIAQHRGAAGMIIDGAIRDSGAIAAGSFPVFARAAIHVGPYKSGPGHIGVPVSIGGMVVQPGDIIVGDEDGVVVVSPAEAETLIEAVEAQARKEDEILLSIREGRYVSAYSKAE
- a CDS encoding TRAP transporter substrate-binding protein; translated protein: MNRISALLASACLGLAAQGAAHAATQWDLPLAWPADNYIVKSVEQYAAQVKEQTQGQVVITTHPAGALGFKGPEMLSAIRDGLVPIGDMLLNQQVGENLTLGLESQPYLIKDFEGLQDFSKRYRPLLDEIFAKNNQKILFSIPWPQQQIFTKKPIETIADMRGLRIRSSDKQSTEIFHAAGMVPVQLPWGEVVPSLAAGAIEAVGTSSPSAVDGSFWELLKYAYPIRQTWNTNLVSVNLDAWRSLSAEQQATLERLGREMEPRFWDTARQVDEAMIAKLTANGMIMGTVSDALREELSTRTVPIREAAIKRMDPKARAIVDAFEKR